Proteins from one Salvelinus sp. IW2-2015 linkage group LG32, ASM291031v2, whole genome shotgun sequence genomic window:
- the LOC111957270 gene encoding B-cell lymphoma/leukemia 10, which yields MDVPHLTEDEMADIKKEVLTRLRPYLCDKIRVDRHFDYLRSRKILTRDDTEEISCRSTQSKRTGMLLDYLAENPRGLDALVESIQQGRTLNFIITKITDEVQKVKNERIEALRAGASSSSSGFLPTQDTSRAAKDLSRTLSYETNLASTMPYNGDGSPSTSDALRSLNLPTASSQGKEVSSSMGGDSMVVSSSQASSKLPRPGDPGAPHLPQEALSNMDAGPHGSTAISGGDANFQPLRSRSITPTSTSYRDLSPRPPPKSY from the exons ATGGATGTTCCTCACCTGACAGAAGATGAAATGGCAGATATTAAAAAGGAG GTCCTAACGAGGCTGCGACCGTACCTCTGTGACAAGATCCGGGTCGACCGCCATTTTGACTACCTGCGCTCGCGCAAGATCCTTACGCGGGACGACACAGAGGAGATCAGCTGCAGGAGCACGCAGAGTAAACGGACGGGCATGCTGCTGGACTACCTGGCTGAGAACCCTCGGGGGCTGGACGCCCTGGTCGAGTCCATCCAGCAAGGACGTACCCTCAACTTCATCATCACCAAGATCACTGATGAGGTGCAGAAAGTGAAGAACGAGAGGATAGAGGCTCTCAGAG CAGGGGCATCCAGTTCCTCCTCGGGCTTCCTGCCAACCCAGGACACATCCAGGGCTGCTAAAGACCTGTCCAGGACGCTGTCATATGAGACCAACCTGGCATCCACCATGCCGTACAACGGAGATGGGAGCCCATCCACCTCTGACGCACTAAGATCCCTCAACCTACCCACTGCCTCCAGCCAAGGGAAGGAGGTGTCATCATCCATGGGAGGGGATAGCATGGTTGTGTCTTCATCCCAGGCCTCGTCCAAACTGCCCAGGCCTGGAGACCCAGGGGCTCCCCACCTGCCGCAGGAGGCCTTATCTAACATGGATGCTGGACCACACGGGAGCACAGCGATCAGCGGAGGGGACGCCAACTTCCAGCCCCTGAGGTCACGCTCCATCACCCCCACTTCCACATCATACAGGGACCTCTCGCCTCGGCCCCCACCGAAATCTTACTGA